In a genomic window of Coprococcus eutactus:
- a CDS encoding Hsp20/alpha crystallin family protein: MLPSIFGEDLFDDWMNDYFPFGKDFDKEFSKALAPTERALYGKHAKNMMKTDVRETDDSYEVDMDLPGFNKDEVKVQLADGYLTIEAAKGLDKDEKDKKSGKYIRRERYAGSMSRSFYVGEGVTQEDIHAKYEHGVLKLSIPKKEEQKKVEKSNYIAIE, translated from the coding sequence ATGTTACCTAGTATTTTTGGAGAAGATTTATTTGATGATTGGATGAATGACTATTTCCCATTTGGAAAGGATTTTGACAAGGAGTTCAGTAAAGCGTTAGCACCTACCGAGCGTGCGCTGTATGGTAAGCATGCAAAGAACATGATGAAGACCGATGTCCGTGAGACAGACGATTCATACGAAGTAGATATGGATCTCCCAGGATTCAATAAAGATGAAGTAAAGGTTCAGCTTGCTGATGGTTACCTGACAATTGAGGCTGCAAAGGGTCTGGATAAGGATGAGAAGGACAAGAAGAGCGGCAAGTACATCAGGCGTGAGCGTTATGCCGGCAGCATGAGCAGAAGCTTCTATGTCGGTGAGGGAGTTACCCAGGAAGACATTCATGCAAAGTATGAACATGGCGTACTGAAGCTGTCGATTCCTAAGAAGGAAGAGCAGAAGAAAGTAGAGAAGAGTAATTACATCGCAATCGAATAA
- a CDS encoding diguanylate cyclase domain-containing protein, whose amino-acid sequence MNSRKNHNKKLMLPVLIFLVGCLVLTVVLYHSYRSNYKQVRNVTALNAATYAERLQNDMNRGVAITDTLEEIAISENGKIDNFQKVARDLMADFIQSIQIAPDGVVTDIYPEAGNEAGKIDLMHDESRGEICRYGRDKNIVTMQGPFDLKQGGQGIAIRNPVYLEGADGSQVFWGFTIVIIRVPEIFTESIQALTKFGYDYSLTKTVSPLSDDTEIVSSSGNIMKNPITFEFEFCGSLFDFEVMPADGWSHGWNVFPQLFLGICVILLLTGLTVVILVIERNRDTLKKMAITDPLTGLLNRKGFDEQLKNVMQGDLHIHCVGIQMDIDDFKFINDMYGHVVGDAALKSLAQDMQSYFNDNSIICRNGGDEFSAILVDTTEEETRKKIEQFTLQPRYITYNGGEHPFYISLGYAEYPKDCEDVSELIRCADMALYAVKLHGKHNCSPYRGAYKMQHRSQLGFALQDVSKNLPGAFLIYIADPENDNILFANRELIEFAGCRDFDDFLDYTDHRFRNLIHPDERDSVETSIWKQIDAKTNGNNDYVRFHFAKKDGTYLPVLDHGRIVENRYYGNVFYVLIMDCALVESYYDNKIGLETVPE is encoded by the coding sequence ATGAATTCGCGTAAAAACCATAATAAAAAGCTTATGTTGCCGGTTCTCATTTTTCTGGTTGGCTGTCTGGTTTTGACAGTAGTTTTATATCATTCATATAGATCAAATTATAAACAGGTACGGAATGTCACAGCGCTTAATGCCGCAACATATGCAGAACGACTACAGAATGACATGAACCGTGGAGTTGCAATTACAGATACACTTGAAGAGATAGCAATCAGCGAAAATGGGAAAATTGACAATTTTCAAAAAGTTGCTCGGGATCTGATGGCAGATTTTATTCAGAGCATACAGATTGCGCCTGACGGTGTTGTCACAGATATATATCCGGAGGCAGGGAATGAAGCTGGAAAGATAGATTTGATGCATGATGAAAGTCGTGGAGAGATATGCCGCTATGGAAGAGATAAAAATATAGTCACGATGCAGGGCCCTTTTGATTTAAAACAGGGGGGGCAGGGCATTGCGATTAGAAATCCTGTATATCTGGAGGGGGCAGATGGCTCTCAAGTATTTTGGGGATTTACCATAGTAATTATACGTGTTCCGGAGATATTTACAGAATCAATTCAGGCACTCACAAAATTCGGTTATGATTACTCCCTGACAAAGACAGTTTCCCCTTTGTCTGATGATACAGAGATAGTATCATCATCCGGCAATATTATGAAGAATCCGATTACATTTGAGTTTGAATTTTGCGGCAGTCTATTTGATTTTGAGGTAATGCCTGCTGATGGCTGGAGTCACGGGTGGAATGTATTTCCGCAGCTGTTTTTGGGAATATGTGTTATTTTGCTCTTAACTGGATTAACGGTGGTCATCCTTGTGATTGAGAGAAATCGAGATACATTAAAAAAAATGGCGATAACAGATCCGCTGACCGGACTCTTGAATCGTAAGGGGTTTGACGAACAGCTCAAAAATGTTATGCAGGGCGATCTTCATATTCATTGCGTGGGTATACAGATGGATATTGATGATTTTAAATTTATAAATGATATGTATGGTCATGTAGTTGGAGATGCCGCACTGAAAAGTCTTGCACAGGACATGCAGAGCTATTTCAATGATAATTCTATTATTTGCAGAAATGGCGGTGATGAGTTCTCTGCCATTCTGGTTGACACAACAGAGGAAGAGACAAGAAAGAAAATAGAACAATTTACTCTTCAGCCACGGTATATAACATATAATGGTGGGGAGCATCCATTTTACATTTCTCTTGGGTATGCAGAATATCCAAAAGATTGTGAAGATGTTTCGGAGCTTATCAGATGCGCGGATATGGCACTTTACGCGGTAAAACTTCATGGAAAGCATAATTGCAGTCCTTATCGAGGAGCTTATAAGATGCAGCACAGAAGCCAGCTTGGGTTTGCACTTCAGGATGTATCAAAGAATCTTCCGGGAGCTTTCCTTATATATATAGCTGATCCTGAAAATGATAATATTTTATTTGCAAATCGTGAACTGATAGAATTTGCTGGCTGCAGGGATTTTGATGATTTTCTGGATTACACAGATCATAGATTCAGAAACCTGATCCATCCAGACGAACGGGATTCTGTTGAGACCAGCATCTGGAAACAGATTGATGCAAAGACCAATGGAAATAATGACTATGTAAGGTTCCATTTTGCAAAAAAAGATGGAACATATCTTCCTGTTCTTGATCACGGAAGAATTGTGGAAAACCGTTATTATGGAAATGTATTCTACGTTTTGATCATGGACTGCGCTCTGGTTGAATCTTATTATGATAACAAAATAGGTCTGGAAACTGTGCCGGAATAG
- a CDS encoding AEC family transporter produces the protein MQISIILLGKLINFFIMILLGFILVNKNILKSSDSRILSIIVVYLVMPCAIIGSFEIDFTKEKLQGLLFSAVIAVIIHVLLLIFINIGRKFWHWTPVECATVMYSNSGNMIIPLVSAILGSDYVLYSCAFMSVQLIFLWTHCSTMLSEKPHLEWKKIISNINVLAIIAGLLLFFCKIKLPAVILAPINDIGNMLAPLSMIVTGMLMADSPILASLKNAKLYLFSAIRLVIWPTILLLIMCVSHVYEFIPDGRTLLLIVYLASITPSASTITQMVQVYNKDATYSSLLNVFTTLFCIITMPLAVILFSWLIL, from the coding sequence ATGCAGATAAGTATAATTTTGCTCGGAAAGCTTATTAACTTTTTTATTATGATCCTGCTTGGATTTATTCTTGTCAACAAAAATATATTAAAATCATCTGACAGCCGGATATTATCTATCATCGTGGTATACCTGGTGATGCCCTGTGCCATAATTGGTTCATTTGAGATTGATTTTACAAAAGAAAAACTGCAGGGACTGTTATTTTCCGCTGTCATTGCGGTCATTATACATGTTCTGCTTTTGATTTTTATAAATATCGGAAGGAAATTTTGGCACTGGACCCCAGTTGAATGTGCAACTGTCATGTATTCCAACTCTGGAAATATGATTATCCCACTTGTAAGTGCTATTCTGGGTTCCGACTATGTACTGTATTCATGCGCATTTATGTCTGTACAACTGATATTTCTCTGGACACACTGCAGCACAATGCTCTCCGAAAAGCCACACCTGGAATGGAAAAAGATAATATCCAATATAAATGTATTAGCCATAATAGCAGGTCTCCTGCTATTTTTCTGCAAGATAAAACTGCCAGCCGTCATCCTTGCCCCGATAAATGACATTGGGAATATGCTTGCACCTCTAAGCATGATAGTAACTGGTATGCTGATGGCTGATTCGCCGATTCTGGCCAGCCTGAAGAATGCAAAACTATACCTTTTCTCTGCCATCAGGCTCGTTATCTGGCCTACTATTTTGCTGCTTATAATGTGTGTAAGTCATGTGTACGAATTTATTCCAGACGGAAGAACCTTACTACTCATAGTATACCTTGCCTCCATCACGCCATCAGCTTCAACAATCACCCAGATGGTTCAGGTATATAACAAAGATGCAACATACTCCAGTCTTTTAAATGTATTTACTACTTTGTTCTGTATCATAACCATGCCTTTGGCTGTCATATTGTTTTCATGGCTGATACTTTAA
- a CDS encoding Hsp20/alpha crystallin family protein, with amino-acid sequence MLPSIFGEDLFDDWMNDYFPFGRDFDKEFSKALAPTEHALYGKHAKNMMKTDVRETDDSYEVDMDLPGFKKDEVKVQLADGYLTIEAAKGLDKDEKDKKSGKYIRRERYAGSMSRSFYVGEGVTQEDIHAKYEHGVLKLSIPKKEEQKKVEKSNYIAIE; translated from the coding sequence ATGTTACCTAGTATTTTTGGAGAAGATTTATTTGATGATTGGATGAATGACTATTTCCCATTTGGAAGGGATTTTGACAAGGAGTTCAGTAAAGCGTTAGCACCTACCGAGCATGCTCTGTATGGCAAGCATGCAAAGAACATGATGAAGACCGATGTCCGTGAGACAGACGATTCATATGAAGTAGATATGGATCTCCCAGGATTCAAGAAAGATGAAGTAAAGGTTCAGCTTGCTGATGGTTACCTGACGATTGAGGCTGCAAAGGGTCTGGATAAGGATGAGAAAGACAAGAAGAGCGGCAAGTACATCAGGCGTGAGCGTTATGCCGGCAGCATGAGCAGAAGCTTCTATGTCGGTGAAGGAGTTACTCAGGAAGACATTCATGCAAAGTATGAACATGGCGTACTGAAACTGTCGATTCCTAAGAAGGAAGAGCAGAAGAAAGTAGAGAAGAGTAATTACATCGCAATCGAATAA
- a CDS encoding nitroreductase family protein has product MLQLMKERHSVRQYKDKPIKQEKRAEIDRLISEINSESGLSMQAVYDEPNCFDSFMAHYGKFTNVSNYIAIVGAKNDQEKAGYYGEKLVLGCQELGLNTCWVAMSHGKTKAVIGKGQKLLIVIALGYGENQGVAHKSKDISEISRADVETDWFTKGMEAVCLAPTAVNQQKFMFELREGVVTAKAPRGICTKIDLGIAKYHFEAGSGHKVFTK; this is encoded by the coding sequence ATGTTACAGTTGATGAAGGAGCGGCACAGTGTGCGGCAATATAAGGATAAGCCAATCAAGCAGGAGAAACGTGCGGAGATCGACAGGCTTATCTCTGAGATAAATTCTGAGAGCGGACTGAGCATGCAGGCGGTCTACGATGAGCCGAACTGTTTTGATTCGTTTATGGCGCATTATGGCAAATTCACAAATGTTTCTAATTATATAGCGATAGTTGGCGCGAAGAACGACCAGGAAAAGGCCGGCTACTATGGTGAAAAGCTGGTGCTTGGATGTCAGGAACTTGGACTTAACACATGCTGGGTTGCAATGTCACATGGTAAGACCAAGGCAGTCATAGGCAAAGGACAGAAACTGCTGATAGTGATTGCCCTTGGGTATGGTGAGAATCAGGGTGTTGCCCACAAGAGCAAAGATATATCAGAAATCAGCAGGGCAGATGTGGAGACAGATTGGTTCACAAAGGGGATGGAGGCGGTGTGTCTGGCACCGACAGCAGTGAACCAGCAGAAGTTCATGTTTGAGCTGAGAGAGGGTGTGGTGACAGCGAAAGCTCCGAGAGGAATATGCACGAAGATAGATCTTGGAATTGCCAAATACCACTTTGAGGCTGGGAGTGGACACAAAGTCTTCACAAAATAA
- a CDS encoding radical SAM mobile pair protein B — translation MEEVINGILIREVETKNIMTKSSLPVGGYSVNPYVGCTHACKYCYASFMKRFTGHKEEWGTFLDVKHWPEIKNLKKYAGQRVVIGSVTDGYNPQEEQFGNTRKLLEQLIGSDADILICTKSDLVVRDIDLLKKLGRVTVSWSINTLDENFKNDMDSASSIEHRIAAMKQVYEAGIRTVCFVSPVFPGITDFEAIFKRVKNQCDLFWLENLNLRGGFKKTIMDYIAGKYPDLVPLYDEIYNKHNRSYFEALEVKAEKMAKKYDCAFVDNEMPYGRVPQGHPVIVDYFYHEEIRGTENTGKRNR, via the coding sequence ATGGAAGAAGTAATAAATGGAATCCTCATTCGTGAGGTGGAAACAAAGAACATCATGACTAAGTCTAGTCTGCCGGTAGGCGGTTACTCGGTCAATCCCTATGTAGGCTGTACACATGCCTGCAAGTATTGCTATGCTTCTTTTATGAAGCGCTTTACCGGGCACAAGGAGGAATGGGGCACTTTCCTTGATGTGAAGCATTGGCCGGAAATTAAAAATCTGAAGAAATATGCCGGACAGCGCGTGGTCATCGGTTCTGTGACAGATGGCTACAATCCACAGGAGGAGCAATTCGGGAATACCAGAAAACTTCTGGAGCAGCTGATCGGCAGTGACGCAGATATTCTGATCTGCACAAAGTCGGATCTTGTGGTACGGGATATTGATCTGTTGAAGAAACTTGGACGTGTAACCGTTTCATGGTCGATCAACACACTAGATGAAAATTTCAAGAACGATATGGATTCTGCTTCGAGCATTGAGCACCGTATCGCTGCTATGAAACAGGTATATGAAGCAGGTATCCGTACAGTCTGTTTCGTATCCCCGGTATTCCCTGGTATCACGGATTTTGAAGCAATCTTTAAGCGGGTAAAGAATCAGTGCGATCTGTTCTGGCTCGAAAATCTCAATCTTCGAGGCGGTTTCAAAAAGACAATTATGGATTATATCGCCGGAAAATATCCTGATCTTGTACCACTTTACGACGAGATCTATAACAAGCATAACCGCAGCTACTTTGAAGCACTTGAAGTAAAAGCTGAGAAAATGGCTAAGAAGTATGATTGTGCCTTTGTGGATAATGAAATGCCTTATGGCAGAGTCCCGCAGGGACATCCGGTGATCGTAGATTATTTCTATCATGAGGAAATCCGTGGGACAGAGAATACCGGAAAAAGAAATCGCTAA
- a CDS encoding radical SAM mobile pair protein A: protein MSICIKDQIQNMNIVIGCTVGCTYCYARNNVKRWHMIDDFSDPEFFPGKLKMMEKKRPKNFLLTGMSDLSGWKPEWRDEVFAKIRENPQHQFLFLTKRPDLLDFDTDLENAWFGVTVTRKAELWRIDALRKNVRAKHYHVTFEPLFDDPGIVDLSGINWIVVGTMTGAQSRKTHTEPEWAWSLTDQAHKLGIPVFMKEDLVPIIGDENMIQEMPEEFNKVLEEQKSWKK, encoded by the coding sequence ATGAGTATTTGTATCAAAGATCAGATTCAGAACATGAATATCGTCATTGGCTGCACAGTGGGGTGTACATATTGCTATGCCCGCAACAACGTGAAACGCTGGCATATGATTGATGACTTCTCTGACCCTGAATTCTTTCCGGGTAAGCTCAAGATGATGGAAAAGAAACGTCCGAAGAACTTTCTTCTTACCGGGATGAGCGATCTCTCCGGATGGAAGCCGGAATGGAGAGACGAGGTATTTGCAAAGATCCGTGAAAATCCACAGCATCAGTTCCTGTTCCTTACCAAGCGACCTGATTTGCTGGATTTTGATACCGATCTGGAAAACGCATGGTTTGGCGTTACGGTAACGAGGAAAGCAGAACTGTGGCGTATCGACGCCCTTCGGAAAAACGTCAGAGCAAAACATTACCATGTTACCTTTGAGCCGTTATTCGACGATCCCGGCATAGTTGACCTTTCCGGAATCAATTGGATTGTTGTCGGCACCATGACCGGAGCTCAGAGCAGGAAGACTCATACGGAGCCGGAATGGGCATGGTCTCTGACGGACCAGGCACATAAGCTCGGCATTCCGGTGTTTATGAAGGAAGACCTTGTCCCTATCATAGGGGATGAAAATATGATTCAGGAAATGCCGGAAGAATTTAATAAAGTGTTAGAGGAACAGAAATCATGGAAGAAGTAA
- a CDS encoding radical SAM mobile pair system MarR family transcriptional regulator has translation MEMNGGFLVTKIKQLGDRIFEKILSEKNIDAFNGAQGRILYVLWQEDGISIRSLSTKCGLAITSLTTMLERMENQGLISRVQSETDKRKTLLFLTEKAHALKGEYDSVSDEMGSIYYKGFSEEEITRFEECLDRIRKNLEEWQKS, from the coding sequence ATGGAAATGAATGGAGGATTTCTTGTCACCAAAATAAAACAGCTTGGAGACCGGATTTTCGAGAAGATTCTCAGTGAAAAGAATATTGATGCGTTTAATGGAGCCCAGGGGCGTATTCTTTATGTACTGTGGCAGGAGGATGGTATCTCAATCAGGTCACTCTCGACTAAATGCGGATTAGCGATAACATCTCTTACTACGATGCTGGAAAGAATGGAAAATCAAGGGCTGATAAGCCGTGTTCAGTCTGAAACGGACAAAAGAAAAACACTCCTGTTTCTGACTGAGAAAGCACATGCCTTAAAGGGTGAGTACGATTCTGTATCTGATGAGATGGGCAGTATTTACTACAAAGGTTTTTCAGAGGAAGAAATTACCCGGTTTGAGGAATGCCTCGACCGCATCAGAAAGAATCTTGAGGAGTGGCAGAAGTCATGA
- a CDS encoding alpha/beta fold hydrolase, which yields MKYLYLHGLGQKPDSWNRVIKETKVSESSVKLSLAEMLEGKSATYKELYSAFSSECDKVNDEIVLCGLSLGAVLALNYAIDHPDKVKSLVLIAAQYKMPQKLLKVQNMLFHLMPNSAFSKMGFKKADVISLCGTMAELDFSDSLHKVSCPVLLICGEKDAANKKTSKELCQYFNNACFHELAKTGHEANIEAPEELAIVLQRFYDNIR from the coding sequence ATGAAGTATTTATATTTGCATGGACTAGGACAAAAACCAGACAGTTGGAATAGAGTAATAAAAGAAACGAAGGTATCGGAAAGTAGTGTCAAATTGAGTTTGGCAGAGATGTTAGAAGGAAAATCTGCTACATATAAGGAATTATATTCGGCATTCTCATCAGAATGTGACAAGGTGAACGATGAAATTGTCTTATGTGGGCTTTCTCTAGGCGCTGTTTTGGCACTTAATTATGCGATAGACCACCCAGATAAAGTAAAGTCGCTCGTATTAATTGCAGCACAGTATAAAATGCCTCAAAAATTATTGAAAGTTCAGAATATGTTGTTTCATCTTATGCCGAATTCGGCATTCAGTAAAATGGGTTTCAAAAAAGCGGATGTTATCAGCCTGTGCGGGACGATGGCTGAATTGGATTTCAGTGACTCCCTGCATAAGGTGTCTTGTCCGGTATTGCTCATTTGTGGGGAAAAGGACGCTGCAAACAAAAAAACTTCAAAAGAACTTTGCCAATATTTTAACAACGCCTGTTTCCATGAACTTGCGAAAACAGGTCATGAAGCAAACATAGAAGCTCCGGAAGAGTTGGCGATCGTGTTGCAGAGATTTTATGATAATATCAGATAA
- a CDS encoding ATP-binding protein: MKEFGKNCYEKTAYISFYNNQRMNAVFENDFDIERIIMNLNIESGVTITPGNTLIIFDEIQNTPKALESLKYFCEEAPEYHIIAAGSLLGVAIHEGVSYPVGKVDLLDLYPLNFREFLYAMGEKKLADELKTKDYSIIDNFSDKYLFWLKNYYYTGGMPAVVDAFRLDKDYTEVRQIQSDILRQYEGDFGKHIESRVLPRIRIVWNSIPMQLAKENKKFFFGQIKKGARSSEFEIAIQWLLDCGLIYKVNRVNEPHMPLKAYQSMNAYKLFMLDVGLLGALSELPATSILEGNDIFIEFKGALTEQYVLQQLISDTPYTPYYYGTEKATFEQDFLIQKEAAIIPIEVKAETNIRSQSLKAYCDKFHPEKAVRFSTLKYMDQEWMVNIPLYAVCNL; the protein is encoded by the coding sequence ATGAAGGAATTTGGAAAGAACTGTTATGAGAAAACAGCATACATTTCTTTTTATAACAACCAACGTATGAATGCGGTTTTTGAAAATGATTTTGATATTGAACGAATCATAATGAATTTAAATATTGAGTCAGGAGTAACAATTACTCCAGGGAATACATTGATTATTTTTGATGAGATCCAGAACACACCAAAAGCTTTAGAATCCTTGAAATATTTCTGCGAAGAAGCACCAGAATACCATATTATAGCAGCAGGGTCACTGCTGGGAGTGGCAATTCATGAGGGAGTGTCGTATCCGGTTGGTAAAGTTGACTTGTTGGATCTATATCCGCTTAACTTTAGAGAGTTTTTATATGCTATGGGCGAGAAAAAACTGGCAGATGAATTAAAAACAAAGGACTATTCCATTATTGATAATTTCTCTGACAAATACCTTTTCTGGTTAAAAAACTATTATTACACGGGAGGAATGCCTGCGGTAGTTGATGCTTTTCGACTAGACAAAGATTATACAGAAGTAAGGCAGATTCAAAGCGATATATTAAGACAGTATGAAGGGGATTTTGGAAAGCATATTGAAAGCAGGGTGCTTCCAAGAATCAGAATAGTGTGGAATTCTATCCCAATGCAGTTGGCAAAAGAAAACAAAAAATTCTTTTTTGGTCAAATAAAAAAGGGGGCTCGTAGCAGCGAGTTTGAAATAGCAATTCAATGGCTGCTTGACTGTGGACTGATTTATAAAGTTAATCGTGTAAATGAACCTCATATGCCTCTAAAAGCATATCAAAGCATGAATGCGTATAAATTGTTTATGCTGGATGTCGGATTGCTGGGGGCATTAAGTGAGTTGCCAGCGACATCCATATTGGAAGGAAATGATATTTTTATAGAATTTAAGGGTGCGCTTACAGAGCAATATGTGTTGCAGCAGTTGATTTCAGATACGCCGTACACACCATATTACTATGGGACAGAAAAAGCTACGTTTGAACAGGATTTTTTGATCCAAAAAGAGGCTGCAATTATACCTATTGAAGTAAAGGCAGAAACGAATATAAGGTCTCAGAGTCTAAAAGCATATTGCGATAAATTCCATCCTGAGAAAGCTGTACGTTTTTCAACTCTAAAGTATATGGATCAGGAATGGATGGTAAATATACCACTATATGCGGTATGTAATTTGTAA
- a CDS encoding LptM family lipoprotein — protein MKKIVCTMLCIMLLFVLSACGGDVSEVKTHNVESESYSEEDIKAAIDTIKKEFKSDWKGCTLTEIYYAGDDCTKDHKDWADRNNADEVIVLLSSFDVDSSGGDGSLNPNSTYSDWKWILVRTDGGKWQHVDHGY, from the coding sequence ATGAAGAAAATCGTATGTACAATGCTATGTATTATGCTTTTATTTGTTTTGAGTGCTTGTGGTGGAGATGTCAGTGAAGTAAAAACTCATAATGTTGAATCTGAGAGCTATTCAGAAGAGGATATTAAAGCCGCTATTGACACAATAAAAAAGGAGTTTAAGAGTGACTGGAAAGGATGCACTCTCACAGAAATTTACTATGCCGGAGATGACTGCACGAAAGATCATAAAGATTGGGCAGACAGAAACAATGCAGATGAAGTCATTGTTTTATTATCTTCATTCGATGTTGATTCATCTGGTGGAGACGGGTCTTTGAATCCAAATAGTACATACAGTGATTGGAAGTGGATTTTAGTTAGAACAGATGGCGGAAAGTGGCAGCATGTTGACCATGGATATTAA
- a CDS encoding plasmid recombination protein, which translates to MYLSCGFYFRQERRIACSAEKGERNGEKQQGGYELCKGKKYTVSDVSKAERHNERKNETYENINMIEERIPYNVHFKKPFAPTYMEQLKQMEADGMVSLRGLRKDATLFNEIAIKCKDGFDNKWNNKYVEVTEQVGRLGCFGFMIINIPGTWFGRWSDEALALSIIPSMLFLFSGIMSRSVLLIIASVLFAPSHIVISYKNVK; encoded by the coding sequence ATGTATCTTTCCTGTGGTTTTTATTTTCGGCAGGAAAGGAGGATTGCTTGCTCTGCCGAGAAAGGAGAACGAAATGGCGAAAAGCAACAAGGCGGATATGAGTTGTGCAAGGGTAAAAAGTACACCGTTTCTGATGTGAGCAAGGCGGAAAGGCACAACGAACGCAAGAATGAAACCTATGAAAATATAAATATGATTGAGGAACGCATACCCTATAATGTGCATTTCAAAAAGCCTTTTGCTCCGACCTATATGGAGCAATTAAAGCAGATGGAAGCTGACGGTATGGTGTCGCTTCGTGGGTTGAGAAAAGACGCAACGCTCTTTAACGAGATTGCGATTAAGTGCAAAGATGGATTTGATAATAAGTGGAACAATAAATATGTTGAGGTCACAGAACAAGTAGGGAGATTGGGTTGTTTCGGATTCATGATAATCAATATTCCGGGAACTTGGTTCGGGAGGTGGTCTGACGAAGCATTAGCACTTTCTATTATTCCTTCAATGTTGTTCTTATTTAGTGGGATTATGAGTAGGTCAGTGCTATTGATTATTGCATCAGTATTATTTGCACCAAGTCATATTGTGATTTCATATAAAAATGTAAAATAA
- a CDS encoding YhfC family intramembrane metalloprotease — MELNTISGLAIAGVICSVVLSMGVPIALFIAGRVKLKARISSFFIGAGTYLLFAMLLEQLLHVLVIRFCGLNAQSRPWLYYVYAALAAAVFEETGRLIAMKFWMKKWLDFPNALMYGIGHGGVEAILLGGLSGISNLVSMLMINSGAMQNTLAALPAESANQTVSQLSALWTTPAPLFFVSGIERISAIILHIGLSLLIYRAVKAGKYRTAAFTAVLAYGIHFIVDFFAVAGPALLPIYVIEIGVFVMAAGTLVMALKMGRMEEL, encoded by the coding sequence ATGGAATTGAACACAATATCAGGTCTGGCGATAGCGGGAGTTATCTGCTCCGTTGTCCTCTCGATGGGGGTACCGATTGCTTTGTTCATTGCAGGAAGGGTGAAGCTTAAGGCAAGGATTTCCTCGTTCTTTATCGGAGCAGGAACCTATCTGCTGTTTGCCATGCTGTTGGAGCAGCTGTTGCATGTTCTTGTCATTCGGTTCTGCGGACTGAACGCACAGAGCAGGCCATGGCTTTACTATGTGTACGCGGCTTTGGCTGCAGCTGTTTTTGAAGAGACCGGAAGACTGATTGCCATGAAGTTCTGGATGAAGAAATGGCTGGATTTTCCAAATGCACTGATGTATGGAATCGGGCATGGCGGTGTGGAGGCTATTCTGCTCGGAGGACTCTCCGGAATCAGCAATCTTGTGTCCATGCTGATGATCAACAGCGGAGCCATGCAGAATACGCTGGCGGCACTTCCTGCTGAGTCTGCAAATCAGACTGTGTCACAGCTGTCGGCCCTATGGACAACACCGGCACCACTCTTTTTTGTAAGCGGAATCGAAAGAATCAGTGCTATCATTCTGCATATCGGGTTGTCACTGCTGATCTACCGGGCGGTAAAGGCAGGCAAATACAGGACAGCGGCTTTTACAGCGGTTCTTGCATATGGGATTCATTTTATCGTGGACTTCTTTGCCGTGGCAGGTCCGGCGCTTCTTCCCATCTATGTGATTGAAATTGGTGTCTTTGTGATGGCAGCCGGAACTCTTGTTATGGCGCTGAAGATGGGAAGGATGGAAGAACTGTGA
- a CDS encoding helix-turn-helix transcriptional regulator produces MKEQLQLKNHLKEVRTEANLSQAQLAEMVGVSRNTISSIETGQFNPTAKLALILCIALDKKFEELFYF; encoded by the coding sequence ATGAAAGAACAATTACAACTGAAAAATCACTTAAAGGAAGTTCGCACAGAAGCAAATCTTTCTCAAGCTCAGCTTGCAGAAATGGTAGGGGTATCAAGAAATACCATTAGTTCTATTGAAACAGGACAGTTTAATCCAACTGCAAAATTGGCTCTAATTCTTTGTATTGCATTGGACAAAAAATTTGAGGAACTATTCTATTTTTAG